The Anoplopoma fimbria isolate UVic2021 breed Golden Eagle Sablefish chromosome 9, Afim_UVic_2022, whole genome shotgun sequence genome contains the following window.
GATCAGAAGCCACACAGCGAGTGACTGAAACAActcaaaaatagaaaatgagaCAACTTGGTGCTGAATGTCTGCTCGCTCTGTAAGTCTGTCTGATAGGCCTAACACTACACGCTCTGTtaccctcccccccctccacagTCTCACCAGAGCAGTCGTATGATGATCTTTGAGAGGGAGAACTTCATGGGCCGCAGCACCGAGCTGTGCGACGATTACCCCTCCCTGAAGGCCATGGGCTGGGTCATGCCTGAGGTCGGATCCATGCACGTGCAGTGTGGAGCGTAAGTCAGAGCTTCATCCCAACACAATCTAGTTCAAGTTGAATTAAAGCTCTTTATGATAAAGAATTTTCAGAGGGCtttagagagaaaaagaagaagcagaaaagggaaaaaggagcagaaaataactttaatactaaataactaaacaaacacacatgaccAATGAAATTTCTGTGGGTGTTAACAAAACACTCTGAagttttaaagttaattttgaTACACAACATGAACTTGAGGTAGAGCCTGACCGATGAACATGTAAGCTTGTCACAGATAACATAACAGGAAACTGCAGAACAGAGTGCCAAAGACACATTCGCAGTAATATAGAAACAGTCACCTTTACGTAGTTTGTGcaccagagagcactgacaagtatttactactttaaaatgtttaatctgaATACCACCTGGAGAAATTCTTTACGTAAAgagaaaatcagaaaaaaatcttacatacctactctcctcctcctgcctctgtCATCCTTCAGCTTTGTGTGCTATGAGTACCCGGGCTACAGAGGCCAGCAGTACATCATGGAGTGCGAGAGACACAGCGGAGACTACCAGCACTGGAGGCACTGGGGCTCCCACTGCCAGACTCCAAAGATCCAGTCCATCAGACGCATCAGGCACTGAGAAGGACCAGATCGGGAACTGGCTACAGTAACGGCTCAGGACGCTGTGCTTTAGGGGCCTGACTGTTGAAGCCTGAACTTAAGGTTTGGTTCTGAGTTTAAGGCTTCATTCGTCAGGACCGCAACTACAACACAAACCATCAGTGACGTAGCAGCTACCTCTTTATCCCAGCTCATATTCAATTTCATGTTAATACTCATTTTGTTTAAGAACATGTGAAATAAAGCTCAGATTGAGAACCTGACAAGTCCCtttctgtcatttctgtgtGAGTGCACGTATGCAGAGAGGATGTTTGCACAGGGATATTACGGTTTAAGTGCaaaacacatagaaaaaaacGTATGCAGTTTAATTATCCAATAATTCAGAACTACAAACTttgaaattagtttttcaagttcctcatagtatttatactcttacataaataaaagaaagaagcatttttttccATGATGTGGTctacatttatatatgtgtggGCATGTAAATGTACTGTCACATTAACTGCAAAGAAATGACTAAAGTTAAGCTATTCTTTGCTCTAGTCGTTTGGTTGCTGTTAAGTTTCCATGACGATAAGTCAGCGACTTTGACACCTCACCGCCCACCAGTCAAGACATGTACAATCGCTGTTAACTTCAACACCATCTTTAGTTGAATGTACAGGTGTAATCAAGAGAGAAGCACAAAATATTATCTTGCGACCACCATTTTCACACATTACAGtcagtaacattacattacataaatgAACAGGGATCCGTGCAACATCAAGCATCTTTGGCATCAGTTCATTGAAAAGTCAAGATGTGATTCCTCCCAAAGCAGGGTTAAATAGAAATAATCCCAACCTCAATATGTGAGAACAGTACCTAAAAGTATGTGAACTTCTGACCATTGGTATGAAAGCATGACATGCTCACCCTGTTAATTAATTTTCTCTTAAAGCAGCCTGGAACAAACCAACTCACACTAAAAAGCATGGTAAAGTCAAGCCAATCCCAAGTGAACATGACTTCAGACAACAATAAGTCATaactaaaacaggaaataaagtgAGAACTATGCCCAGTGAAGTAGATACCACAAGTTTAACATTAAGGTTTTGTATTTTGTAGAAAAGGTCAGCTAAGTTGTACAAATCCTCCAATGTGGCTCCCCAAACTTGCCAACACGTCATGATTAATTGATCTGCTCCACCACAGTCATAGTAGCTAACACAGAAGTTCCTAACATTAAAAATTCAAGATTCCCAGTAAACCATGAAGTGTGACGCTGAGCCAGTATGCACACTACCAGGAAAATGAAGCAGCTAAAAGGAATTAAGCcatcattaaatgtattatttgcgTCTGGGCTTCtcataataaaatgtctttagtcaatgtattcagaaaaaaaccaagCTGTTTTTGCACCATGACAAAGGGcttaaattaatacaaatgttaCAATACATCTTTAAAGATTTCAAGGGCATGTGAAGACCCTGATATGTTTGCATTTTCAATACATGATCTGTCCTATCGTATGTATCGTTTTTGCTGTACCAGCTCTTGTTTTAACAGTGTAATACTTTTGTTCGGGTATTTTTTGGTTAGCGGCATTACTCTATGAATTTAATCTGTCCACTACTTAAATCTATTTAGtagattgccatgacattttgtgcagacattcatggtccccagaggatgaattccAATGACTTAAGTGATAAGGTGATTAAGGACCCTCCTAGCGTTGCTGAGAATCTTGTTCATTGGTGTATTGTAGATTACAATATTAAAAACTATTGAGACACTGCACATATTGAGAACCTATAATATCCCTGAAGCCACTGTATACCAAAATGATTTCCTTACTTACGAGCATTGGCCATACATGACTGACAGTACCTGTTGTGTATTGAACTATACTAAAGCATAAACATACATTTGATTTCAACCTCTGCAAAAAGCATGTTGAACTCCTTCCAGGAGGAACAGCAGACATGTGTCTGAGCTTCTAAAAACAGGTTAATTTGGGTTCTTTTGTCTTATAAATGTGCATAAACAAAGGGTTTGGAAGTAAACAAAGGCAGAAGAACAAATATAGCTAAGGCTGCTAATGCTGCTCACATCCAGCAGGACCAGCTTTCTAAAAATCCAAACACACTTCACCTTGAGGACAAACTTAGGAAATCAATTCCTTGTTCTCTTTTCTGTAtctttcacttctttcttttcagtgaagtgccctttttaaaatgaaactagTTTTtgggtaaaaaagaaaagatcattACAACGCAGAGGCTATGACCTCTATGATTATCAGCCAGTTGGTGTACATGAGCCACAACAAAAGTATTCTTGATGTATTTTGAGTTGTATGTGTTTTATCCAGCGGTTGCTACCTTTTTTAGATTTCTATACCTAAAGTGAAATAGTAACATTGTATTTACAGTTTGAGTAACCTTTCTTCTGGACCGCTGTTTTGATTATAGTTGAACAGGTAATTAGAGCTTTTTTATCAAAGCTTATGCCCGAAATGAATGCTTTTGTTTAGtgtagcatgtaaaaaaaaacatctatggAAAATATGAACGAGCACGACAGCATCCGGCCAATTCTTGTCCTCTGTTGTAATATCTTTCATTTGTCCAAAATCTTCCCTCATTCCTCCTCCTTTGCCTCCTCTCTCAACCTCCCTCAcgctcttctctcactccctccttCACATGGGCGTCCTCCTGTCTGTGGCGGTGACCCTCGGCCCCTCTCCTCCTGGCTTTGGGTGAGTCAACTCCTTGGACCCCTGCGTCTTGgcctccttcctccctgtcctccGCTCCCATCTCCTCCGCCACATGCTCTTCGTCCTCCTTCTCATCTTCGTCATCCTCCTCACTTCTCTCAGAGTCTGACTCATCCGAGTTGTCCTCTTCCAGGTAGCGGTAACCTTTGACCTGCAGACACAAATTTGTATATTGTATTGATGACAGGCGAAAAAGTTTGCTTACCTTTTAGTCACCAGTAAAATGTTTCTCAAAAAAGCGCTGACTATAACAAGGTTTTATTGACAGGTTTTAAAACAGTTCCAACAAAACTGcacattattatattcatgAATTGAGGATTTATTGCAGGCCTGCTTTATTAGACTGATTGGCTGGTTTTAGCTAGGTGTACCTGATAAACTGGCAAATGAGTGTAGAGCACAGCTGGTATCATACGACACCCTTGTTTCTGACTGGCTGGCAAGTAGTCATTGAGGAGGAAAATGCAACATCTAAAACTTACTTCTGCTTCTGGTCAAAAGTTTAAACCTTGTTTTAAATCAATGGATCAGGCATATTAAACTAAAGGTAGCCATAGCAACAGCACTTCTAATTTGTGCTAGTACCAGACCAAACCATAGATCAAAATGACCTCAAAcgcattttaaaaaatgaatgataattttaaaaacagcttcACTTTATATCATGTGAAGTGACAAGATTAAAGAGGTTATATAAATGGGATTTTAGACTGACGTGCTccgaaatgaaaaaaatatttgacctCCTTCTCTGTTATCAATGCACCTTCGTATAttaaaatttattttatcaCTTCCACCCATTGCCAGTGTATTTGCACTGGATGTTTTAAATTCCCACATCACCATTGTGGTGCATATTTGACAATGACTGGCTCCAAACTGGATGGAAGTCACAAAATCATGATCATACGTACTCGTCTTAAATTGAGATTCAAGGCGAGCAAACTTTCTCCCTTCAGCAGATGAATGTGAAACATCCAAATGATGTAATAATAAGCAAAACCCATTCCAGCTGAGAGTATCTAAGCTTTGATggaatacatgttttttttaactcaataGCCACATGAAATTGACTTGAAATTggataaatgaaacaaaacagttacAAATGCTTATTTCTGAAGAATGTTTCAAATTAACTTAGCAGCACATGTACAGACTGATTCTGCATCACACAGGCAGCAATGTTTGTTACAGAATCAGTAATATAACATATTCCTGGGCTGTGAAGGCTGCACTTTAATCATCACCTGACAGCATGAATCAGGCATCATCGGCAACAGTCTGAGATTGCTTACCTTGTGCCGTGGCCGCGGGATGCGAGGCAGTCTGAAAGGCACTTTCCTGGCCAGCCGAAGCTCCATCACCCAATAGCAGTAGCAGGCCAGCAATAAAGTAGCCAACAGGATGGAGAGTTTAGCCTGAGAAACGGTGACAAAAAATAGGCGATGAACGATATAAGAAGggacttttcctttaaaatgtggATCCAAATGAAGCCTCCTTTTCTTAGAGGTGTTTTACccaagacacaaacacacatttaatgtTCTCTAAACCCACACAAAACATACCCTCATGGGCAGGTGGGACCAGAGGTAGACTATGAAGATGGCGATGGCCTGCCACCAGTGATAGATGGTGTAGACAAAGTCCAGACGTTCTTTTTCCTCAGCGTAGAGCATACCGATAAGAACTGGCACACATACAGAGGAGACAGATGTCATGTGTGAACAAAGTAAGTGTACAGTATTGTACCTACAGACTGATCGACCACAGCCGTTACTCACTGCTGATGCCCGTCTTGTTCAGGGCTGTGCCAAGTCCCCACAGCACAGAGATCACCAGGAGAGGGCCCAGATAATCCGGACTAttaggaggaggagaaaacgCCAGgagcaccaccagcagcactgCATGCACAGCAGCGCCACCCACCAGACACACCCAGCGCGGGAGGCGTAGGAGgcaaagggagagggaggaaaagatggAGCAGGAGAGGCCATAGACGAGTATAAGGAGCCACAGTTTATGCAGGCCCAAGACGCAGACGCCATAGgactgtggagagagaaagaaagaaattagaTGAAATGCATACAATTTCCAGACACAAAATTCAGCAATGCAAGTGACAGCTTTTCTACTCTACCAGGGAAAATCCAGTGACTGCAAACAGGATTTCAAATCCGCTGTAGATGAAGAAGGGGCAGAGCAGTCGCAAGCGGTAGTCTCTCAGGTGTTTGAAAGGCAGCTGGAAGATGTTTCCCCAGCCAATACTGCGGAGGTCGATTTCTTCCGTTGGGCGGTAGGCAGCGCCACACAGCGCAAGGAACTGTGGGTAGCAGCAAATAGCAATCAACATATTTTGAGTAATTATGAAGGACTTATAAGTCTTTGCATCGATCTTAAGCACTGCAAATACAATTAGAAAGCCAAGCTGGAATAAATATATTGGCCAATCTTAAACACAATTTTCTGTACATTTacaacaattattttctaaCGCCAGTCATCTAAAATGCTATAACGCCCAAGCACCACTTAAAGCGCATTTAGACGCTTcccttttattaaatgtatcaaTCCATACTAACCATACCTACATCGATTGTTCAAGGCTAACAGTCTGTCAGTGAGCTCGCCTGATTCACTACAGGCAGATTCCCCTCAGTCGCTACGGTGGGCAGAGGAATAAAATCAATAACTCATTACACACACTCTTGAT
Protein-coding sequences here:
- the unc93b1 gene encoding protein unc-93 homolog B1, coding for MDASDQEGLVGDADQPVAPPNGGINELLNVGQEDNMHGQMEEFLGPQAEYNEEEEERKYYRRKRLGVIKNVLAASVGAMIVYSVYMGLLQMQLILHYDTTYREVKYSNLGLEDIDHKMLMGINVTPIIGLLYTPVLIRFLGTKWMMFLASGIYALFVSTNYWERYYTLVPSAVAIGVAIVPLWASLGNYITRMAQQYYEYVNYKEDHVQEQKKLPKGACHSYIIVFHSVFNIIFHLSFVFAEFPMRFVLNEYLHENKHILQSVQSCGANISGVIPGLNKTVLTSLPRSMLLIQVESVLMGFAFLAMIIFLALCGAAYRPTEEIDLRSIGWGNIFQLPFKHLRDYRLRLLCPFFIYSGFEILFAVTGFSLSYGVCVLGLHKLWLLILVYGLSCSIFSSLSLCLLRLPRWVCLVGGAAVHAVLLVVLLAFSPPPNSPDYLGPLLVISVLWGLGTALNKTGISILIGMLYAEEKERLDFVYTIYHWWQAIAIFIVYLWSHLPMRAKLSILLATLLLACYCYWVMELRLARKVPFRLPRIPRPRHKVKGYRYLEEDNSDESDSERSEEDDEDEKEDEEHVAEEMGAEDREEGGQDAGVQGVDSPKARRRGAEGHRHRQEDAHVKEGVREEREGG